The following proteins are co-located in the Solanum pennellii chromosome 1, SPENNV200 genome:
- the LOC107015810 gene encoding gibberellin 20-oxidase-like protein isoform X1, whose amino-acid sequence MILESQSPLQLPVLDISQPSNSSTLSSLAAACKEWGFFHVINHGISNDLYKKIRCLSKHLFNLPSETKLKAGPYSSLKTYTPHFIASPFFESLKVSGPDFSGSAKGSADTLASEGNSEFSEILQEYGGKMTELAKVIQKTLLMSLGEELGMKYYVSEFGSCHGYLRINNYSPPDSLEKEVEGLGMHTDMSCITIVYQDELGGLQVRSKDGKWVDILPCEGTLVVNIGDMLQAWSNDKLRSSEHRVILKKPVNRFSLVFFWCFEDEKVILAPDEVVGEENSRLYKSFVCSDYLNFRVTNEKGKYWISVELIKYRLHLPLAARKSSRRSRKDQKLVIILPFGTLSSSGKLTLYKHLSVL is encoded by the exons ATGATTCTTGAATCCCAATCACCATTACAACTTCCTGTTTTGGATATCTCCCAACCATCAAACTCATCTACTCTATCTTCTCTTGCTGCTGCCTGCAAAGAATGGGGTTTCTTTCATGTTATCAATCATGGAATCTCCAATGatctttacaaaaaaattaggtGCCTCTCCAAACACCTTTTCAACCTCCCTTCTGAGACCAAACTAAAAGCAGGTCCTTACTCGTCTTTGAAAACTTATACTCCTCATTTCATTGCATCTCCATTCTTTGAAAGCCTTAAAGTGTCTGGACCAGACTTCTCTGGCTCTGCTAAGGGTTCTGCAGATACCCTTGCTAGTGAAGGGAATTCAGAATTCAG TGAAATACTGCAAGAATATGGAGGCAAAATGACAGAGTTAGCGAAAGTCATCCAGAAAACTCTCTTGATGAGTTTGGGAGAAGAACTTGGAATGAAGTATTATGTCTCAGAATTTGGTAGCTGCCATGGATACTTGAGGATAAATAACTACTCGCCCCCGGATAGTTTAGAAAAGGAAGTTGAAGGCCTTGGTATGCACACTGATATGAGCTGCATAACAATTGTCTATCAAGATGAATTAGGTGGCCTCCAAGTAAGATCAAAGGATGGGAAGTGGGTGGATATTTTGCCATGTGAAGGAACTCTTGTGGTAAATATTGGTGACATGCTGCAAGCTTGGAGCAATGACAAACTAAGATCCTCTGAGCACCGTGTCATTCTGAAGAAGCCGGTGAACCGCttttctttagttttcttttgGTGCTTTGAGGATGAGAAGGTGATCTTGGCACCTGATGAAGTAGTTGGTGAAGAAAATTCAAGACTCTACAAGTCATTTGTTTGCTCTGACTATTTAAACTTTAGAGTGACAAATGAGAAAG GGAAATACTGGATTTCAGTTGAACTCATTAAATATAGGCTCCACCTACCTCTGGCCGCCCGAAAGAGCTCAAGAAGATCCAGAAAA GACCAGAAGTTGGTTATCATTCTACCATTTGGAACTTTGTCCTCAAGTGGTAAGTTAACACTGTATAAACATCTATCTGTTTTATAG
- the LOC107015810 gene encoding gibberellin 20-oxidase-like protein isoform X2 yields MILESQSPLQLPVLDISQPSNSSTLSSLAAACKEWGFFHVINHGISNDLYKKIRCLSKHLFNLPSETKLKAGPYSSLKTYTPHFIASPFFESLKVSGPDFSGSAKGSADTLASEGNSEFSEILQEYGGKMTELAKVIQKTLLMSLGEELGMKYYVSEFGSCHGYLRINNYSPPDSLEKEVEGLGMHTDMSCITIVYQDELGGLQVRSKDGKWVDILPCEGTLVVNIGDMLQAWSNDKLRSSEHRVILKKPVNRFSLVFFWCFEDEKVILAPDEVVGEENSRLYKSFVCSDYLNFRVTNEKGKYWISVELIKYRLHLPLAARKSSRRSRKITGPEVGYHSTIWNFVLKW; encoded by the exons ATGATTCTTGAATCCCAATCACCATTACAACTTCCTGTTTTGGATATCTCCCAACCATCAAACTCATCTACTCTATCTTCTCTTGCTGCTGCCTGCAAAGAATGGGGTTTCTTTCATGTTATCAATCATGGAATCTCCAATGatctttacaaaaaaattaggtGCCTCTCCAAACACCTTTTCAACCTCCCTTCTGAGACCAAACTAAAAGCAGGTCCTTACTCGTCTTTGAAAACTTATACTCCTCATTTCATTGCATCTCCATTCTTTGAAAGCCTTAAAGTGTCTGGACCAGACTTCTCTGGCTCTGCTAAGGGTTCTGCAGATACCCTTGCTAGTGAAGGGAATTCAGAATTCAG TGAAATACTGCAAGAATATGGAGGCAAAATGACAGAGTTAGCGAAAGTCATCCAGAAAACTCTCTTGATGAGTTTGGGAGAAGAACTTGGAATGAAGTATTATGTCTCAGAATTTGGTAGCTGCCATGGATACTTGAGGATAAATAACTACTCGCCCCCGGATAGTTTAGAAAAGGAAGTTGAAGGCCTTGGTATGCACACTGATATGAGCTGCATAACAATTGTCTATCAAGATGAATTAGGTGGCCTCCAAGTAAGATCAAAGGATGGGAAGTGGGTGGATATTTTGCCATGTGAAGGAACTCTTGTGGTAAATATTGGTGACATGCTGCAAGCTTGGAGCAATGACAAACTAAGATCCTCTGAGCACCGTGTCATTCTGAAGAAGCCGGTGAACCGCttttctttagttttcttttgGTGCTTTGAGGATGAGAAGGTGATCTTGGCACCTGATGAAGTAGTTGGTGAAGAAAATTCAAGACTCTACAAGTCATTTGTTTGCTCTGACTATTTAAACTTTAGAGTGACAAATGAGAAAG GGAAATACTGGATTTCAGTTGAACTCATTAAATATAGGCTCCACCTACCTCTGGCCGCCCGAAAGAGCTCAAGAAGATCCAGAAAA ATTACAGGACCAGAAGTTGGTTATCATTCTACCATTTGGAACTTTGTCCTCAAGTGGTAA
- the LOC107015810 gene encoding gibberellin 20-oxidase-like protein isoform X3 produces the protein MILESQSPLQLPVLDISQPSNSSTLSSLAAACKEWGFFHVINHGISNDLYKKIRCLSKHLFNLPSETKLKAGPYSSLKTYTPHFIASPFFESLKVSGPDFSGSAKGSADTLASEGNSEFSEILQEYGGKMTELAKVIQKTLLMSLGEELGMKYYVSEFGSCHGYLRINNYSPPDSLEKEVEGLGMHTDMSCITIVYQDELGGLQVRSKDGKWVDILPCEGTLVVNIGDMLQAWSNDKLRSSEHRVILKKPVNRFSLVFFWCFEDEKVILAPDEVVGEENSRLYKSFVCSDYLNFRVTNEKGKYWISVELIKYRLHLPLAARKSSRRSRKVSKSYLKLFFLLIGYKE, from the exons ATGATTCTTGAATCCCAATCACCATTACAACTTCCTGTTTTGGATATCTCCCAACCATCAAACTCATCTACTCTATCTTCTCTTGCTGCTGCCTGCAAAGAATGGGGTTTCTTTCATGTTATCAATCATGGAATCTCCAATGatctttacaaaaaaattaggtGCCTCTCCAAACACCTTTTCAACCTCCCTTCTGAGACCAAACTAAAAGCAGGTCCTTACTCGTCTTTGAAAACTTATACTCCTCATTTCATTGCATCTCCATTCTTTGAAAGCCTTAAAGTGTCTGGACCAGACTTCTCTGGCTCTGCTAAGGGTTCTGCAGATACCCTTGCTAGTGAAGGGAATTCAGAATTCAG TGAAATACTGCAAGAATATGGAGGCAAAATGACAGAGTTAGCGAAAGTCATCCAGAAAACTCTCTTGATGAGTTTGGGAGAAGAACTTGGAATGAAGTATTATGTCTCAGAATTTGGTAGCTGCCATGGATACTTGAGGATAAATAACTACTCGCCCCCGGATAGTTTAGAAAAGGAAGTTGAAGGCCTTGGTATGCACACTGATATGAGCTGCATAACAATTGTCTATCAAGATGAATTAGGTGGCCTCCAAGTAAGATCAAAGGATGGGAAGTGGGTGGATATTTTGCCATGTGAAGGAACTCTTGTGGTAAATATTGGTGACATGCTGCAAGCTTGGAGCAATGACAAACTAAGATCCTCTGAGCACCGTGTCATTCTGAAGAAGCCGGTGAACCGCttttctttagttttcttttgGTGCTTTGAGGATGAGAAGGTGATCTTGGCACCTGATGAAGTAGTTGGTGAAGAAAATTCAAGACTCTACAAGTCATTTGTTTGCTCTGACTATTTAAACTTTAGAGTGACAAATGAGAAAG GGAAATACTGGATTTCAGTTGAACTCATTAAATATAGGCTCCACCTACCTCTGGCCGCCCGAAAGAGCTCAAGAAGATCCAGAAAAGTAAGCAAATCCTACCTAAAGCTTTTCTTTTTGCTGATAGGATATAAAGAATGA
- the LOC107015810 gene encoding gibberellin 20-oxidase-like protein isoform X4: MILESQSPLQLPVLDISQPSNSSTLSSLAAACKEWGFFHVINHGISNDLYKKIRCLSKHLFNLPSETKLKAGPYSSLKTYTPHFIASPFFESLKVSGPDFSGSAKGSADTLASEGNSEFSEILQEYGGKMTELAKVIQKTLLMSLGEELGMKYYVSEFGSCHGYLRINNYSPPDSLEKEVEGLGMHTDMSCITIVYQDELGGLQVRSKDGKWVDILPCEGTLVVNIGDMLQAWSNDKLRSSEHRVILKKPVNRFSLVFFWCFEDEKVILAPDEVVGEENSRLYKSFVCSDYLNFRVTNEKGKFEKVGFTVKDFVGIGSKLK, encoded by the exons ATGATTCTTGAATCCCAATCACCATTACAACTTCCTGTTTTGGATATCTCCCAACCATCAAACTCATCTACTCTATCTTCTCTTGCTGCTGCCTGCAAAGAATGGGGTTTCTTTCATGTTATCAATCATGGAATCTCCAATGatctttacaaaaaaattaggtGCCTCTCCAAACACCTTTTCAACCTCCCTTCTGAGACCAAACTAAAAGCAGGTCCTTACTCGTCTTTGAAAACTTATACTCCTCATTTCATTGCATCTCCATTCTTTGAAAGCCTTAAAGTGTCTGGACCAGACTTCTCTGGCTCTGCTAAGGGTTCTGCAGATACCCTTGCTAGTGAAGGGAATTCAGAATTCAG TGAAATACTGCAAGAATATGGAGGCAAAATGACAGAGTTAGCGAAAGTCATCCAGAAAACTCTCTTGATGAGTTTGGGAGAAGAACTTGGAATGAAGTATTATGTCTCAGAATTTGGTAGCTGCCATGGATACTTGAGGATAAATAACTACTCGCCCCCGGATAGTTTAGAAAAGGAAGTTGAAGGCCTTGGTATGCACACTGATATGAGCTGCATAACAATTGTCTATCAAGATGAATTAGGTGGCCTCCAAGTAAGATCAAAGGATGGGAAGTGGGTGGATATTTTGCCATGTGAAGGAACTCTTGTGGTAAATATTGGTGACATGCTGCAAGCTTGGAGCAATGACAAACTAAGATCCTCTGAGCACCGTGTCATTCTGAAGAAGCCGGTGAACCGCttttctttagttttcttttgGTGCTTTGAGGATGAGAAGGTGATCTTGGCACCTGATGAAGTAGTTGGTGAAGAAAATTCAAGACTCTACAAGTCATTTGTTTGCTCTGACTATTTAAACTTTAGAGTGACAAATGAGAAAGGTAAATTCGAGAAAGTTGGTTTTACAGTTAAGGATTTTGTTGGGATTGGATCCAAGTTAAAGTAG